Within the Drosophila melanogaster chromosome 3R genome, the region GAGCCAAACATAAAGATTACTTTTACAAAACCTTCTtattaaaaaaacattttttttttaaatattttattatcttaaaaaacaaaaaaacatacGAGGCGAAGAAACAAGGTACTACATTTCTTATGCTTTGAATATAGTTATCTTCAAATGGTATGTAGCGAATATTGATTGATTGCTGTGAAGAGTGATTCGTGGAAAAATGCTTAACCAACTTTTCTAACAAAAAAATCAAAGCACCCCTCGCCGCCCGATCAGACCCAATAAGTGGGCATGGCCACTCTCGAGTTTGTGACCCCGGGCAATCTAATGCAAAAATATCCACAACTTTGTGTGCAACAAAAAATGGTGGTGAAGACAAAAGGCAGAAAAGTAAGCAATATTTGTTGAGTTGAGGACCACCGCCCCGCCGCCCGAATGCCCCTGCCTCACCCACTCCAGTGCCAACAATTACCACCGGCAACTTTCTCGCTTGATTAACGAGTTCTACGGCATCCATGGCAGCAGCTCCACAGCCAGCAGAGCTAATGAGTCGGAGCTGGGAATCCGAATGGCCTGGAAGTTGGCTGAAGTGGAAGTGGACACACCGATGCCGTCCAGTGCCCCCTTGCAAATACCGAATCGTAGCCAAAAACGATGGGAGTCCAACTGCGATTGCTCATGACTAAGAGTCAACTTTCACTTTGACATTGAAATGCCGCATAATTGGCAGACAAGAGCAAGACACCAAAGCcgaatacaattttaattccgatccaaaatcaaaatccaaTACCATATCGGTCCGTATTAAGTgcagagtaaaaaaaaacacactgATCAATTTAACAGATTTAAGTATTAAGCTTGAAAAATCGTAATAATGTTtagatatttaaaaagttatcCAAGATAAATCTTTTACAAAAGTTTCTGAAACGAAACTATGATATCATTTCtagcatacttttagacaCCTTTCTAAGTGagatttttcaaatatttagcTGTGAATCTGATTTTTTCGCCTGTGTATTCATTTTTCGAATGTTGTTTTAGGATGGGTGAATGTAAATAAAGGCGGACCGGGTTAAACGACCTCTTTTAGCCGGGCAGCGGAAATGGCAGACGCCAGCATCTCCGACTCCAGctacatttccatttccatctccGTTTCCAACGACAATTGCTTGCAGTTTTTCCAGTTTTTCCGCTGGCagcattttcacttttcacaaTCCGTGAAAACCCATGCgattttccacacacacacacacacacaaacacacacgagCACACACAGAAAAGCGCGTCGGGCCGAGAACTTTCACCTGGGGCAGCCGAAAAGGCAATTCACTCAGGTGATTTCGTCTCAGGTGCAATGAGCTCTGACCGCGTCGAATGCAAAGCCGAATATGCCCGAAATCGCATTTATGTAATTGCAATCAATGGAGCGACAAGGCGACACGAGACGACATCGTCTCCAGAAACAGACAATTGCCAGACAAaagatgctgatgatgatgttggcCATTAATGGAAAATGCCTTTTGCTCCACTCCGATGTCCACAATCAAATTACGAAATGGCCAACATGtttggtttaattaaatatcaacaaaaaataaaaaaaaaccgtcCATCGACCGACGACCGAAAATGATGATCGTTGCCGATGGGGCTCGTTAATGGTGCCAAAAGCAGCATTTAGCCAAATTAGAAGCCAAAGAAAGCGACAGCGTTAGAAAAATATCACATACGCCATGTATACACATAACCGCATGGCACATCTGGCTGCTAGCTTCAGATTTGGCATTCGCAATTTGATTACATCAAAACAACAATACTGATACAATAATACTGAAATACACCAATAAAAAACAGGGAAAGGCAAAGCTTCAACTGCTGCGACGTCGACTGCGACGCCGACTGTGGCAGCGGCGGTACAACTGATATTGCTGGCGATGAaaagacaaaataaaaaaaaaaaacaacgaaaactGAAACACAAACAACGGGCGACTTTCGTTTTCTACCAGCCAATTCGGCCTCAAGCTTCCCGAAGATATACGAAAGTTTAAGTTTTGTATTGTGCTTTTTTACTGCTCTTTTAGGGGGCAATGAACCCACAGaaagatacaaaacaaaaaaaaaaatgtataatgaAAACCAACGTTGCGGCTGCGCTTTGCGTAGagattgcgtatacgccgcgtgaACCCAAGGCAAAGGGCGCTTGCACATTTAATGGGCTTTTCTTCGAATTAAACACTGCTTAATACGAAAATTGTGCACAGCAATGACAAGCGAACAATGCGCACTAAAGCCTGGGAAAAAAATATGCTTTTCCACTTTCACCTGCTGAAAAGCGGGAAAACTGGAAAAACGTGCCGAAACGAATTATACACTTGCGCATCCATCCCCTGGGCGATCATCAAAAATGGCATTCAATCGTTGGCTAATTAACGTGGATGTTCGTgtgtggaaaagtgaaaactcCTAGAAGATTGATCGAAATATCGCAGGAAATTATATGGCCGACAGGAAGTCGAGGTGATCTAGCCAAGAGAAAGTAGAAATGTCACTTTTTTAACTAAGATCAATTGGTGGCATGATCAGATGTATTATGTATACTATAAGTACTACTTTGAAACTCTaagaaattaaagtaaatttataGAATTATATACTTGTATGTAGGAGGAGAAAAGCATATAGGCTTACTTTTTTAATTCTAAAAGAACTTACCTAAACTTTtgcaagcaaattaaattttacacCAACCCAAAACTAAACATTTGCCACATGAAATAAATTCGAAGagttgttttacatttttaacttgtatgaacatatatattttagaataaattcaaaatgaagaaatatttatacaagTTTGGAAAGCTTTTAAGAAATTCCCTTTTCCGAGATGCCATAAAGTTAATCACGTTTTAAAAGTAATTCCAAAAACAATTAATCATATAATAGAGATCCCCATATCACATACTTTTGCTTGGTTATCAACACGCATTATACCCATAAAACCCCAGAGCTAGTGTGTTTCATGACCCAGTGATTATACCCCTCGGGACTgaaacgaaatggaaattgaCGAAAAAAGAGTTGCTAATAAACGCGGCAAATGGAAAGCAAAAGCGGTTAAATTAAAGCCAGCGGCTGCTCACCGATTTCTTGTGCGTTTTTCCAACGGTAGTGGTCTTATAATTCGCTGGTGGATCCCAGTTGGTGCCACCGAGCCGCCGAGTGGCGAACTCGTTTCCACCATCCAACATCCACGCAGTCGAGCGTTTTATAAATAGAAGCCACCGGCTCGAGCAGTCGGCACTCGATCACGAAATTTGAGCGCAGCCATGTCGTGTGCTCCTCACCTGGTGGCGGGATGATGGTGCCGGGAGGTCCTGCTGGCACCGTCATCCCACTGCCCACTGACTCCGTCTGCATCATTCGACTCGATCTCTTTACTCGACAGCTTCCAGCACATCGATGAGCTGGCCCGCCAGTCGCACACGCAGCGAATCTCGCTGCGACGTACCGCCTTGGAGGGACTCTGTCCGCCGCGGGATCCGCCGCCCTGCATGCCCGCCTCGGAGCGGTACCGCACCCACGACGGCACCTGCAACAACAAACGCCGGCCGCGATGGGGTGCCGCCCAGATGCCCTTCAACCGCTTCTTGCCGCCAGAGTACGGTGATGGCGTGGACACTGTTCGGAGTTCCGCCGATGGCAGCACCTTGTCCTCGTCGCGATTCGTTAGCCTTTTGGTGCACGGAGCGCGGGAGGGCGAGGCACCGCTCACCCTGATGATCGCCCAGTGGGGTCAGATGCTAGACCACGACATGACCTCGACGGCTCAGCCGCGGTAAGTGGAAACTATGgaataatataaaatgtatattgaTAACATAGATGATATTTGGTATTACGACAGTTCCATCAATGGTTCCATACCCAGTTGCTGTGGCGGCAAGGACTTCCATCCCGCCTGCTTTCCCATCAAAGTGCCCCTGGACGATCCTTGGCTGGCGCCGCTCAAGGTTCGCTGCCTGGAGTTCCTGCGCTCGGCTCCTGCCCAGCGACGCGACTGTGTGCTGTCCTGGCGGGAGCAGACCAACCAGGTGACCTCATACATCGACGCCTCGCCCATTTACTCGAACAGCGCCAAGTCCTCGGACAATGCGAGAGTTTTCCGGCATGGGCTGCTCGTCTATGGGCGCGGTGATCCCGCCGAGGATGTGTGCCAACGCGGCGCTATTGCCACCAAGTGCATTCGTTCCGGAGATGGACGCAGTGGTGAGCAGCCGGGATTGTTGGCCATGCACCACGTCTGGGTGGGGGAACACAACCGAATTGCCATGGAGCTGAGCGAACTGAATCCTCACTGGAGCGACGAGAAGGTGTACCAGGAAACGCGCAGGATTGTGGGCGCCATGTTTCAGCACATCACCTTCCGGGAGTTTCTGCCGGTCATTTTGGGCAGGGAGGTGGTCAAGCTCTTCGATCTGGAGCTGATGCCCTCGGGCTACTACGAACGTTATAGTTCAAAGGTCAATCCCACGGTGGCCAATGCCTTTGCAGCCGCCGCCTTCCGTTTTGGCCACTCGCTGGTCCAGAACTCCTACACTCGCTGCGATCGTCATCACAATGTGATCAATAACAGTGAGTTTTGAGCTGGATTAAGTCACTTGAGATATTTGTTATTAACTTTGAATATCCTCTATAAGATGTCAGCCTGCATGAGGAGTTCCAGCGAGGTGACATTGGTTCGGCGGGCTCACTGCATCGTCTGCTACGTGGCTTGGCCTCCCAAAGGGCTCTGAAGAGGGATGAGTTCATTACCCCCGAGCTGACCAATCACCTGTTCCAGACTCCTGGCTTTCCATTCGGCTTGGACCTGGCTGCCATCAACATTCAACGGGGCAGGGATCATGGCATTGCTCCGTACAGCGCCTGGCGAGTGCCCTGTGGTCTAAGTCCCATCCTCAGTTGGGATGACTTCGGTAAGTTGTGACCAAGTTCATCTTTTAATTGCTCACCTGCTTGTTGCCATTTTAGCTAACGTGGTGGGTCCGGAGTCCGCCAAGCGCATTGGCCACGCCTATCGCAGCGTGCACGACATCGATCTGTTTGTGGGCGGGATCGCGGAACGTCCTGTGGTGGGTGGCCTGGTGGGTCCCACCTTCGCCTGCATCATCGCCCAGCAGTTTAGTAACTCCAGGCGGGGTGACCGCTTTTGGTACGAGAATGGTGGCTTCGAGAGCTCCTTCACGCCCGCCCAACTGCACTCCTTGCGCCGCGTGTCCTTGGCCCAAGTGCTCTGCCGCACGGTGGGTGGTGGCACCCTCCAGCCCCACATCTTTATTCCAGCGGAGTTCGAGGACAATGAGAGACAGACCTGTGGTGTGGGCAGTCTAAGTCCCATCGACCTAAGTCCGTGGTTGGAGCAGGATCCCTTTCACAATCAGCAGGTGCCCGAACAGGTCTTTACCATTGGGCAACCCGAGTTGGGATCCGTTCAGATCATAAAGGAGGACAAGGCGGGCTTCTCCAACCGGGTGAAACCCATCAAGCCACAGGTGGAGGTTAGTCCCTCGTCACTTAGCGGCTTCCATCGACCCACCAACGAAAACTTGACCAAAGTTAGTGACAAACTTGACCTAAGACGCAAGACGGTGACCAAAAAGAACAATACCAACAACAGACAACAGACCACTAGAAAACCCGTGGGTGGAGTAAACAACAAGCTGGACAAGTCCCCCAAAATCACTTTAAACATCAAGAGCGTAAATGTGAGAAGACCAGAGGGATCGGGACTCAAAAGAAGGGTGATCATCAACAATGTGCCCGTAGAGCTGCGAAGCTCTGGAGGTAATGCCACGGCTGAGGAGACAGAACCAGGAAATTTGACAGACGAAGACGACGAGTTTCACGACGACGCAGGCGAAGTGGTGGACATGGAGGACATAGTGGAAGTGAGGGCTAGCAAGGATGATCCATCGAAACTGACCAAGACGGACTTAAACCAAAACAGAAATGATTCGAAGACAACTGAAACAGAACAGACTGAAAAGAACACTACCATCGAACCCACGGAAGATTCTACTGATGAACCAAAAACTGAAAGACGTGACGCCAGAAAGATGGAACCTCATCCAG harbors:
- the CG42331 gene encoding uncharacterized protein, isoform D; the encoded protein is MLQPSLLVALLLLLVHLENASGKPPTKELPRPLIPLHDQDQEEELQPELEAKATFQSTRNGRSRRPTLMDVALQQSVRQGLDAMTELYGRIQPEMLRNGQTLQDNHPAAMLSRFNAPTTDSERREMAAYATIAAAKAFRKNFQHIDELARQSHTQRISLRRTALEGLCPPRDPPPCMPASERYRTHDGTCNNKRRPRWGAAQMPFNRFLPPEYGDGVDTVRSSADGSTLSSSRFVSLLVHGAREGEAPLTLMIAQWGQMLDHDMTSTAQPRSINGSIPSCCGGKDFHPACFPIKVPLDDPWLAPLKVRCLEFLRSAPAQRRDCVLSWREQTNQVTSYIDASPIYSNSAKSSDNARVFRHGLLVYGRGDPAEDVCQRGAIATKCIRSGDGRSGEQPGLLAMHHVWVGEHNRIAMELSELNPHWSDEKVYQETRRIVGAMFQHITFREFLPVILGREVVKLFDLELMPSGYYERYSSKVNPTVANAFAAAAFRFGHSLVQNSYTRCDRHHNVINNNVSLHEEFQRGDIGSAGSLHRLLRGLASQRALKRDEFITPELTNHLFQTPGFPFGLDLAAINIQRGRDHGIAPYSAWRVPCGLSPILSWDDFANVVGPESAKRIGHAYRSVHDIDLFVGGIAERPVVGGLVGPTFACIIAQQFSNSRRGDRFWYENGGFESSFTPAQLHSLRRVSLAQVLCRTVGGGTLQPHIFIPAEFEDNERQTCGVGSLSPIDLSPWLEQDPFHNQQVPEQVFTIGQPELGSVQIIKEDKAGFSNRVKPIKPQVEVSPSSLSGFHRPTNENLTKVSDKLDLRRKTVTKKNNTNNRQQTTRKPVGGVNNKLDKSPKITLNIKSVNVRRPEGSGLKRRVIINNVPVELRSSGGNATAEETEPGNLTDEDDEFHDDAGEVVDMEDIVEVRASKDDPSKLTKTDLNQNRNDSKTTETEQTEKNTTIEPTEDSTDEPKTERRDARKMEPHPAAKTPDKTADSRLLHNQRNRTTTPRDFQASSTVSLKRFTRQTKAPKVSKPTKRAEELRQYQNRPLYERPQKVVVNGPNADQYEIEINIRQTNKNPASRPSTSDYAQYTTANKPYYNSNYAPHYMDYASTTPIPLPSYGYHQPIGEISNQGVRTKPPTIIYLNDNDDRRTTTRAPNIFQNFLTFATNSFNPLGIRRPMPTTPSPISQSHKEPGQFENNVVHSPISNSHILTGGGPSASYSPRPPSVHSYPVATSSQIGGNPGSGFLHASSSAVSAGHFGSISGVATANGADSTFSFNIRPRPSPDLGSVVSSYPRPVSSQGGGSSYRPDYAPTQSELYYDRELITDRNPSPFSGSSSAQRPHQQTFYGRSPELKEVGNNSNELTHTEHKLYLQDYDYASRTLSNLTTDESHQTDDDTDYVYDEDIASNDLDKTKTRKETDLNELTTKKFDQDGYMRPQLMRDATHNSTGYNVTSLDDNYVMPMLENRTRTNYVTEVPKPMLSTSSRSVTNSKVTVFPDSLGKQLANDILADEATDDYVDANGHTEARLKAQKLKQLASVAFAPITVLTKPDRPDNWVIYNKASEEPPLPQPPAVNMDVAPSGEVPTPIKNFNNAWLKQDLKARPETPPTRLAEEVTTVAAADSI
- the CG42331 gene encoding uncharacterized protein, isoform C, producing the protein MPASERYRTHDGTCNNKRRPRWGAAQMPFNRFLPPEYGDGVDTVRSSADGSTLSSSRFVSLLVHGAREGEAPLTLMIAQWGQMLDHDMTSTAQPRSINGSIPSCCGGKDFHPACFPIKVPLDDPWLAPLKVRCLEFLRSAPAQRRDCVLSWREQTNQVTSYIDASPIYSNSAKSSDNARVFRHGLLVYGRGDPAEDVCQRGAIATKCIRSGDGRSGEQPGLLAMHHVWVGEHNRIAMELSELNPHWSDEKVYQETRRIVGAMFQHITFREFLPVILGREVVKLFDLELMPSGYYERYSSKVNPTVANAFAAAAFRFGHSLVQNSYTRCDRHHNVINNNVSLHEEFQRGDIGSAGSLHRLLRGLASQRALKRDEFITPELTNHLFQTPGFPFGLDLAAINIQRGRDHGIAPYSAWRVPCGLSPILSWDDFANVVGPESAKRIGHAYRSVHDIDLFVGGIAERPVVGGLVGPTFACIIAQQFSNSRRGDRFWYENGGFESSFTPAQLHSLRRVSLAQVLCRTVGGGTLQPHIFIPAEFEDNERQTCGVGSLSPIDLSPWLEQDPFHNQQVPEQVFTIGQPELGSVQIIKEDKAGFSNRVKPIKPQVEVSPSSLSGFHRPTNENLTKVSDKLDLRRKTVTKKNNTNNRQQTTRKPVGGVNNKLDKSPKITLNIKSVNVRRPEGSGLKRRVIINNVPVELRSSGGNATAEETEPGNLTDEDDEFHDDAGEVVDMEDIVEVRASKDDPSKLTKTDLNQNRNDSKTTETEQTEKNTTIEPTEDSTDEPKTERRDARKMEPHPAAKTPDKTADSRLLHNQRNRTTTPRDFQASSTVSLKRFTRQTKAPKVSKPTKRAEELRQYQNRPLYERPQKVVVNGPNADQYEIEINIRQTNKNPASRPSTSDYAQYTTANKPYYNSNYAPHYMDYASTTPIPLPSYGYHQPIGEISNQGVRTKPPTIIYLNDNDDRRTTTRAPNIFQNFLTFATNSFNPLGIRRPMPTTPSPISQSHKEPGQFENNVVHSPISNSHILTGGGPSASYSPRPPSVHSYPVATSSQIGGNPGSGFLHASSSAVSAGHFGSISGVATANGADSTFSFNIRPRPSPDLGSVVSSYPRPVSSQGGGSSYRPDYAPTQSELYYDRELITDRNPSPFSGSSSAQRPHQQTFYGRSPELKEVGNNSNELTHTEHKLYLQDYDYASRTLSNLTTDESHQTDDDTDYVYDEDIASNDLDKTKTRKETDLNELTTKKFDQDGYMRPQLMRDATHNSTGYNVTSLDDNYVMPMLENRTRTNYVTEVPKPMLSTSSRSVTNSKVTVFPDSLGKQLANDILADEATDDYVDANGHTEARLKAQKLKQLASVAFAPITVLTKPDRPDNWVIYNKASEEPPLPQPPAVNMDVAPSGEVPTPIKNFNNAWLKQDLKARPETPPTRLAEEVTTVAAADSI